In Mycobacterium stomatepiae, the following are encoded in one genomic region:
- the rpsG gene encoding 30S ribosomal protein S7 — protein MPRKGPAPKRPLVNDPVYGSQLVTQLVNKVLLKGKKSVAERIVYGALEQARDKTGTDPVITLKRALDNVKPALEVRSRRVGGATYQVPVEVRPDRSTTLALRWLVSFSRARREKTMIERLANEILDASNGLGASVKRREDTHKMAEANRAFAHYRW, from the coding sequence ATGCCGCGCAAGGGGCCCGCGCCGAAGCGTCCGCTGGTCAACGACCCGGTTTACGGGTCTCAGCTGGTGACCCAGCTGGTCAACAAAGTTCTGCTCAAGGGGAAGAAATCCGTCGCTGAGCGCATTGTTTATGGTGCGCTCGAGCAGGCTCGCGACAAGACCGGCACCGACCCGGTGATCACGCTCAAGCGCGCTCTCGACAACGTCAAGCCCGCCCTGGAGGTGCGTAGCCGCCGTGTCGGTGGTGCCACCTACCAGGTGCCAGTCGAGGTGCGTCCGGACCGGTCCACCACGTTGGCGCTGCGCTGGCTTGTCAGCTTCTCACGGGCTCGCCGGGAGAAGACGATGATCGAGCGGCTGGCGAACGAGATCCTGGACGCCAGCAATGGCCTCGGGGCTTCCGTCAAGCGGCGTGAGGACACCCACAAGATGGCCGAGGCCAACCGCGCCTTTGCGCACTATCGCTGGTAG
- the fusA gene encoding elongation factor G — MAQKDVLTDLTKVRNIGIMAHIDAGKTTTTERILYYTGISYKIGEVHDGAATMDWMEQEQERGITITSAATTCFWNDNQINIIDTPGHVDFTVEVERSLRVLDGAVAVFDGKEGVEPQSEQVWRQADKYDVPRICFVNKMDKIGADFYFSVRTMEERLGANVIPIQLPVGSEGDFEGVVDLVEMKAKVWRGETKLGETYETIDIPAELQEKADEYRTKLLEAVAETDEALLEKYLGGEELSVAEIKGAIRKLTISSEAYPVLCGSAFKNKGVQPMLDAVIDYLPSPLDVPPAIGHAPGKEDEEITRNPSTDEPFSALAFKVATHPFFGKLTYVRVYSGKVDSGSQVINATKGKKERLGKLFQMHSNKENPVETASAGHIYAVIGLKDTTTGDTLSDPNQQIVLESMTFPDPVIEVAIEPKTKSDQEKLSLSIQKLAEEDPTFKVHQDAETGQTVIGGMGELHLDILVDRMRREFKVEANVGKPQVAYKETIRRIAEKVEFTHKKQTGGSGQFAKVLINLEPFTGEDGATYEFENKVTGGRIPREYIPSVDAGAQDAMQYGVLAGYPLVNLKVTLLDGAYHEVDSSEMAFKIAGSQVLKKAAQQAQPVILEPIMAVEVTTPEDYMGDVIGDLNSRRGQIQAMEERAGARVVRAHVPLSEMFGYVGDLRSKTQGRANYSMVFDSYAEVPANVSKEIIAKATGE; from the coding sequence GTGGCACAGAAGGACGTGCTGACCGACCTGACCAAGGTCCGCAACATCGGCATCATGGCGCATATCGACGCCGGCAAGACGACGACGACGGAGCGCATCCTCTACTACACCGGTATCAGCTACAAGATCGGTGAGGTCCACGACGGCGCCGCCACCATGGACTGGATGGAGCAGGAGCAGGAGCGCGGGATCACCATCACCTCCGCGGCCACCACCTGCTTCTGGAACGACAACCAGATCAACATCATCGACACACCCGGGCACGTCGACTTCACCGTCGAGGTGGAGCGCAGCCTGCGCGTGCTCGACGGTGCCGTTGCCGTGTTCGACGGCAAGGAGGGCGTCGAGCCGCAGTCCGAACAGGTGTGGCGGCAGGCCGACAAATACGACGTGCCGCGGATCTGCTTCGTCAACAAGATGGACAAGATCGGCGCCGACTTTTACTTCTCGGTCCGCACGATGGAAGAGCGCCTGGGCGCCAACGTCATCCCGATCCAGCTGCCCGTCGGCTCCGAAGGCGACTTCGAGGGCGTCGTCGACCTGGTCGAGATGAAGGCCAAGGTGTGGCGCGGCGAAACCAAGCTCGGCGAGACCTACGAGACCATCGACATTCCTGCCGAACTGCAAGAGAAGGCCGACGAGTACCGCACCAAGCTGCTCGAGGCAGTCGCCGAGACCGATGAGGCGCTGCTGGAGAAATACCTCGGCGGCGAAGAGCTCAGCGTCGCCGAGATCAAGGGTGCCATCCGCAAGCTGACCATCAGCTCGGAGGCTTACCCGGTGCTATGCGGCAGCGCGTTCAAGAACAAGGGCGTGCAGCCGATGCTGGACGCGGTCATCGACTACCTGCCCTCGCCGCTCGACGTGCCGCCGGCCATCGGCCACGCGCCCGGCAAGGAGGACGAGGAGATCACGCGGAACCCCTCGACCGACGAGCCGTTCTCCGCGCTGGCGTTCAAGGTCGCCACGCACCCGTTCTTCGGCAAGCTCACCTACGTCCGGGTGTACTCGGGCAAGGTCGACTCCGGCAGCCAGGTCATCAACGCCACCAAGGGCAAGAAGGAACGGCTGGGGAAGCTGTTCCAGATGCACTCCAACAAGGAGAACCCGGTGGAGACCGCGTCGGCGGGGCACATCTACGCGGTGATCGGCCTCAAGGACACCACCACCGGTGACACCCTGAGCGACCCCAACCAGCAGATCGTGCTCGAGTCGATGACCTTCCCCGACCCGGTCATCGAGGTGGCCATCGAGCCCAAGACCAAAAGCGACCAGGAAAAGCTGTCGCTGTCGATCCAGAAGCTCGCCGAAGAGGACCCCACCTTCAAGGTGCACCAGGACGCGGAGACCGGCCAGACCGTCATCGGCGGTATGGGCGAGTTGCACCTGGACATTCTGGTGGACCGGATGCGCCGCGAGTTCAAGGTCGAGGCCAACGTCGGCAAGCCGCAGGTCGCCTACAAGGAGACCATCAGGCGGATCGCGGAAAAGGTCGAGTTCACCCACAAGAAGCAGACGGGTGGCTCGGGTCAGTTCGCGAAGGTGCTGATCAACCTCGAGCCGTTCACCGGCGAGGACGGCGCGACCTACGAATTCGAGAACAAGGTCACCGGTGGTCGCATCCCGCGGGAGTACATCCCTTCGGTGGATGCGGGCGCCCAGGACGCGATGCAGTACGGCGTGCTGGCCGGCTACCCGTTGGTGAACCTGAAGGTCACCTTGCTCGACGGTGCCTACCACGAGGTTGACTCCTCGGAAATGGCGTTCAAGATCGCAGGGTCACAGGTGCTGAAAAAGGCTGCGCAGCAAGCCCAGCCGGTGATCCTCGAGCCGATCATGGCGGTCGAAGTGACCACACCCGAGGACTACATGGGTGACGTGATCGGCGACCTGAACTCCCGCCGTGGCCAGATTCAGGCCATGGAGGAGCGGGCTGGTGCGCGTGTCGTTCGGGCGCACGTCCCGCTGTCGGAGATGTTCGGCTACGTCGGCGACCTGCGGTCCAAGACTCAAGGCCGGGCGAACTACTCCATGGTGTTCGACTCGTACGCCGAAGTCCCGGCGAACGTCTCGAAGGAGATCATCGCGAAGGCGACGGGCGAGTGA